The following coding sequences lie in one Alloacidobacterium dinghuense genomic window:
- the ispD gene encoding 2-C-methyl-D-erythritol 4-phosphate cytidylyltransferase — protein MRVFVILPAAGLGTRMAVGHHAPSAPKQFLELAGVPILIHSLRAFAQVPQVSAMYVAVRSNERDRVEAQVAEYGFADKVHIVTGGDTRQESVANALDTLHCDDNDIVLVHDAVRPLIDAATIIRTIEAVEKHNAAIVGLPAVDTIKQVERTADGAIITATIPREYIVQAQTPQGFHYGLLKRAFAEATADGFLGTDEASIVERAGASVAVVLGSSANLKITQPGDLDLAEFHLKQLAGSRH, from the coding sequence TGCGGGTTTTCGTCATTCTTCCAGCAGCGGGCCTGGGCACGCGCATGGCTGTAGGCCATCACGCCCCGTCGGCGCCCAAGCAGTTCCTTGAATTGGCGGGCGTGCCTATCCTTATTCACAGCCTGCGGGCCTTTGCGCAAGTTCCGCAGGTGAGCGCCATGTACGTGGCCGTTCGCAGCAATGAGCGAGACCGAGTGGAGGCCCAGGTAGCCGAATACGGCTTCGCCGATAAGGTTCACATCGTGACTGGCGGCGATACTCGGCAGGAAAGCGTGGCCAATGCGCTGGATACCCTTCACTGCGATGACAACGATATCGTGCTGGTGCACGACGCAGTGCGTCCCCTGATAGACGCGGCCACCATTATCCGCACGATCGAAGCAGTCGAGAAGCATAACGCCGCCATCGTCGGCCTGCCTGCCGTGGATACGATCAAGCAAGTGGAACGCACGGCAGACGGAGCGATCATCACCGCTACAATTCCACGCGAATACATTGTGCAGGCACAAACGCCGCAAGGCTTCCACTATGGCCTGCTCAAACGCGCCTTCGCCGAAGCCACGGCCGACGGCTTCCTGGGAACCGATGAAGCCAGCATCGTCGAACGGGCTGGTGCGTCTGTGGCAGTCGTACTAGGCTCATCCGCGAATCTCAAAATTACACAGCCGGGGGACCTTGATCTCGCGGAGTTTCATCTCAAGCAGTTGGCGGGCTCGCGTCATTAG
- the ispF gene encoding 2-C-methyl-D-erythritol 2,4-cyclodiphosphate synthase — MNMRIGFGWDSHAFKPGVPLKIGGLAIDHPEGLAGHSDGDVLLHAITDALLGAVSAGDIGSFFPPGDPRWKNADSAIFLNVALEEIQNAGYRIVNVDTTLVLAAPKIGPIAGDMRERVAELLDIKPNAVGIKAKTPEGLNADHVAQAHAAVLLEQVEDPTQLKSMTAVIESQKQLEDVVKDLVSQVHGTPERKKTFDTEDIT, encoded by the coding sequence ATGAACATGCGAATTGGATTTGGCTGGGATTCACATGCCTTCAAACCAGGAGTGCCGCTGAAAATCGGCGGCCTTGCCATTGACCACCCCGAAGGGCTGGCTGGCCACTCCGACGGAGACGTGTTGCTTCACGCCATCACGGACGCCCTGCTCGGCGCAGTTTCTGCTGGAGACATCGGCAGCTTCTTCCCGCCCGGCGATCCGCGCTGGAAAAATGCAGACTCGGCAATTTTTCTGAACGTGGCGCTTGAAGAAATTCAGAACGCCGGCTACCGCATCGTCAACGTCGATACAACGCTCGTCCTCGCCGCTCCCAAGATCGGGCCCATCGCCGGTGACATGCGCGAGCGCGTGGCGGAACTGCTCGACATCAAGCCGAATGCGGTCGGCATCAAGGCGAAGACGCCGGAAGGCCTCAACGCGGACCACGTAGCTCAGGCCCACGCGGCTGTATTGCTCGAACAGGTCGAAGATCCGACACAGCTCAAGAGCATGACGGCAGTCATCGAAAGCCAGAAACAGCTGGAAGATGTCGTCAAGGACCTCGTAAGCCAGGTGCACGGGACTCCGGAACGCAAGAAGACCTTCGACACCGAAGACATAACCTAG
- a CDS encoding M14 family metallopeptidase — MNRMLALASLIFAAAPLLQAQQSKSDWLTPAEKSDYRTTPDYAETMAYLQRVASAAPNTVQIEKFGETGEGRDLDIVIASKDSVFDPSAIHAAHRPVVLVQNSIHAGEMDGKDSCLALLRDMVITKTQQHLLDDAVFVFIPIYNADGHEQRSKYNRINQNGPEEMGWRANGTNLNLNRDYLKADAPETRAFLKMFHEWLPDFFVDDHVTDGADYQYDVTFTIDDGPNIYGPTARWIDDTVTPYLTKSVDDSGHLASPTYITLIDDTDPAKGLAFNDNPPRFSTGYMILENRPGMLVELHMLKDYKTRVTGNYEILRALMEVVNRDAAKLIQLNADADADASRLGAHPLSNVQFPLSVAWNGQTTPFLFRGYKYTRQLSEVSGAMWISYSHEPWDVSLPLASGFKVAASTVPPAAYIIPRQWTHVIDVLSAHQVQMQRTTAEWSGQVETYHCNGMQWQGPPFEGRHPLFPGEGGGQPGKFGSCEFVTKTMTYPAGSVVVPLNQRLSKVVIEWLEPQGPDSAVAWGFFDPSFEQKEYGEAYVLEKLSREMMEKDPKLKAEFERKIENDPPFAANPSERLEFFYEHSPWYAANHVGDYPVGRLTKLDGLPLEK; from the coding sequence ATGAACCGGATGCTTGCTCTTGCCTCTCTCATCTTTGCCGCTGCGCCGCTTTTACAGGCGCAGCAGAGCAAGTCCGACTGGCTCACACCCGCTGAAAAATCCGATTACCGGACCACTCCTGACTACGCCGAAACGATGGCGTACCTTCAGCGCGTCGCGTCAGCAGCGCCAAACACCGTGCAAATCGAAAAGTTCGGAGAAACCGGTGAAGGCCGCGACCTTGACATCGTGATCGCGTCGAAAGACAGCGTCTTCGATCCATCTGCCATTCACGCTGCGCATCGCCCTGTCGTGCTCGTGCAGAACTCCATCCATGCCGGTGAGATGGACGGCAAAGACTCCTGCCTCGCACTGTTGCGCGATATGGTGATCACCAAAACGCAGCAGCATCTGCTCGACGATGCCGTGTTCGTCTTCATCCCGATCTACAATGCCGACGGCCATGAGCAGCGCTCGAAATACAATCGCATCAACCAGAACGGCCCCGAAGAAATGGGCTGGCGCGCCAACGGCACGAACCTCAATCTCAACCGCGACTACCTCAAAGCCGACGCACCCGAGACCCGCGCCTTCCTCAAGATGTTCCACGAGTGGCTGCCTGACTTCTTCGTCGACGATCACGTAACCGACGGCGCCGACTATCAGTACGACGTCACCTTCACTATCGACGACGGCCCCAATATTTATGGCCCCACTGCGCGCTGGATCGACGACACCGTTACGCCATACCTCACGAAATCCGTCGATGACAGCGGCCACCTCGCTTCGCCCACCTACATCACTCTGATTGACGACACGGATCCGGCAAAAGGCCTGGCCTTCAACGACAACCCGCCGCGCTTCTCAACCGGATACATGATCCTCGAAAACCGTCCCGGCATGCTCGTCGAACTGCACATGCTCAAGGACTATAAAACGCGCGTCACCGGAAACTACGAGATCCTGCGCGCTCTGATGGAAGTCGTTAATCGCGACGCCGCCAAGCTCATCCAACTGAACGCAGATGCCGACGCGGATGCCTCTCGCCTCGGCGCGCACCCGCTCAGCAATGTGCAGTTCCCGCTCTCCGTCGCATGGAACGGCCAGACAACGCCATTTCTTTTTCGCGGATACAAATACACGCGCCAGCTCAGCGAAGTCTCTGGAGCCATGTGGATCAGCTACTCTCATGAGCCCTGGGATGTCTCACTGCCGCTGGCTTCCGGATTCAAGGTTGCCGCGTCGACGGTTCCTCCAGCGGCGTACATCATCCCGCGCCAGTGGACTCATGTGATCGATGTTCTGAGCGCACACCAGGTGCAAATGCAGCGCACAACCGCGGAGTGGAGCGGTCAGGTAGAAACTTACCACTGCAATGGCATGCAGTGGCAAGGCCCTCCCTTTGAGGGCCGCCATCCTCTCTTCCCCGGAGAAGGCGGCGGTCAGCCGGGCAAGTTCGGCAGCTGTGAATTCGTAACCAAAACAATGACATATCCGGCGGGCTCCGTTGTCGTCCCGCTGAATCAACGGCTATCGAAAGTCGTCATCGAGTGGCTCGAACCGCAAGGCCCTGACTCTGCCGTTGCCTGGGGATTCTTCGATCCGAGCTTCGAGCAGAAGGAATATGGTGAAGCCTATGTGCTCGAAAAGCTCTCCCGCGAAATGATGGAGAAGGACCCGAAGCTTAAGGCCGAATTCGAGCGCAAGATTGAGAATGATCCGCCGTTCGCCGCCAATCCATCGGAGCGCCTCGAATTCTTCTACGAGCACTCACCCTGGTACGCCGCGAACCATGTGGGCGATTACCCTGTCGGGCGTCTTACCAAACTCGACGGCCTGCCACTCGAAAAGTAG
- the gltX gene encoding glutamate--tRNA ligase: MNLHSKMSDTGSTPRVRFAPSPTGYLHVGGARTALFNWLFARHFGGTFILRIEDTDFERSSEEMVEGILEGMRWIGLDWDEGPFYQSKRLDLYRETAQKLLASGHAYYCFCTKEELEQRRATAVAAGRPPMYDRRCRKIEPTVAAGRKAAGEAGAMRFAVPEGGATSFDDAVFGKVEFANAEIEDFVLLRSDGIPTYHLSVVTDDIDMRLTHIIRGADHISNTPKQVLQYQALGVTMPVFAHVPLILGPDKTRLSKRHGATSVIAYKEMGIVPEAFRNFLALLGWTPGAAGKDEEGKDRELFGSDELIRLFSLGGISKSNAVFDNDKLAWFNTEYIRAYDATKLLPLIEEEWAKAVFAPDRRGEQVLATIDLVKPRARNLKDFATAFRAYFSDDFAYDPAAVTKFLKDDAVRALLVELASRYEAAAEFTEASTEQILRTFAEEKSVKAGALINGARVALTGQAVAPSLFAVMVNLGKERVTKRLAAAEAVAVSS, translated from the coding sequence GTGAACCTTCATTCAAAGATGTCAGACACTGGAAGCACCCCCCGCGTCCGTTTCGCGCCCTCCCCTACCGGCTATCTCCACGTAGGCGGCGCTCGCACTGCCCTCTTCAACTGGCTTTTCGCGCGCCACTTCGGTGGAACCTTTATCCTGCGCATTGAAGACACCGACTTCGAACGCTCCTCTGAAGAGATGGTCGAAGGCATTCTCGAAGGCATGCGCTGGATCGGCCTCGACTGGGATGAAGGCCCGTTTTATCAATCGAAGCGGCTCGATCTCTACCGCGAGACAGCCCAGAAGCTATTGGCCAGCGGCCACGCCTATTACTGCTTCTGCACAAAAGAAGAGCTGGAGCAGCGGCGCGCTACGGCAGTCGCGGCTGGACGTCCGCCGATGTATGACCGCCGCTGCCGAAAGATTGAGCCTACCGTCGCAGCCGGTCGCAAAGCTGCGGGAGAAGCCGGCGCCATGCGTTTCGCCGTTCCCGAAGGCGGAGCGACAAGCTTCGATGACGCCGTCTTCGGCAAAGTGGAATTCGCCAACGCGGAAATCGAAGACTTCGTACTCCTGCGTTCCGACGGAATCCCGACCTATCATCTCAGCGTCGTCACCGACGACATCGACATGCGTCTCACCCACATCATCCGCGGCGCGGACCACATCTCGAACACTCCCAAGCAGGTGCTTCAATATCAGGCTCTCGGCGTGACTATGCCCGTCTTCGCGCATGTGCCGCTCATTCTCGGCCCTGACAAGACACGGCTCTCCAAGCGCCACGGCGCCACCAGCGTCATCGCCTACAAAGAAATGGGCATCGTACCCGAAGCGTTTCGCAATTTCCTCGCACTACTCGGATGGACACCCGGAGCCGCCGGCAAAGATGAAGAAGGAAAAGACCGCGAGCTCTTTGGCTCGGATGAGTTGATTCGTCTCTTTTCACTTGGCGGCATTTCCAAATCGAACGCTGTTTTCGACAACGACAAACTCGCCTGGTTCAACACTGAATACATCCGCGCCTATGATGCAACAAAGCTGCTCCCATTGATTGAAGAAGAATGGGCAAAGGCAGTATTCGCGCCCGATCGCCGAGGCGAACAAGTGCTCGCCACCATCGATCTGGTCAAGCCTCGCGCACGCAATCTCAAGGACTTCGCCACAGCCTTCCGCGCCTATTTCAGCGATGACTTCGCCTATGATCCGGCCGCCGTGACCAAGTTCCTCAAAGACGATGCCGTTCGCGCGCTGCTTGTCGAACTGGCCTCACGCTATGAGGCCGCCGCCGAATTCACTGAAGCATCCACAGAACAGATCCTGCGCACATTCGCAGAAGAAAAGAGCGTGAAGGCCGGAGCATTGATCAATGGCGCCCGCGTCGCCCTTACTGGACAGGCTGTCGCCCCCAGTCTCTTCGCGGTGATGGTGAATTTAGGCAAGGAGCGCGTCACGAAGCGGCTTGCTGCTGCAGAAGCAGTCGCCGTTTCCAGTTAG
- a CDS encoding protein-disulfide reductase DsbD domain-containing protein — MRRVLSILLAGTFCLGLQFAVSQQLAWQSDGQSKGNQKQFVQFLYPEQVTVEAGKASVVELHFRVNDGLHINSHTPREKSLIPTQLMVGEPTGVNVASVDFPTGTEYSPAFSPNDKLSVYSGEFVLRAHVTAERGEHLVQAGLRYQACDANSCYPPKTVPVAVSLIAK, encoded by the coding sequence ATGCGTCGGGTGCTCTCGATTTTATTAGCCGGAACCTTTTGCCTGGGGTTGCAGTTTGCCGTTTCGCAACAGCTTGCGTGGCAGAGCGATGGGCAGTCGAAAGGGAACCAGAAGCAATTTGTGCAGTTTCTATATCCTGAGCAGGTCACGGTGGAGGCAGGTAAGGCCAGCGTGGTGGAATTGCATTTTCGGGTGAACGATGGACTCCACATCAATTCGCATACGCCCCGTGAAAAAAGCCTGATTCCTACACAGCTCATGGTCGGAGAGCCTACTGGCGTAAACGTCGCGAGTGTGGATTTCCCGACAGGCACGGAGTATTCGCCGGCGTTCAGTCCGAATGACAAGCTGAGTGTGTATAGCGGGGAGTTCGTTCTGCGCGCGCATGTCACGGCGGAGCGCGGCGAGCATCTGGTGCAGGCTGGGCTGCGGTATCAGGCTTGCGATGCGAATTCCTGCTATCCGCCGAAGACAGTTCCGGTGGCTGTCAGTCTGATTGCGAAGTAG
- a CDS encoding TlpA family protein disulfide reductase produces MKRNHLVLILVVAALVLMVWSGVANYRRRKAEAQKLQQMQAMLVPVASPSSSDAASIPAEEEKSPLEGKPAPAFTLENLQGQKVSLASYKGKAVLVNFMATWCAPCKVETPWLIKLRDQYASQGFEILGISTDDLDKDDKKQNAQDKADIAKFVSNMHIDYPVLIDGDSISHPYGGVDALPTSFFVDRSGKVVASTIGLHDRDELEANIKKALAGGA; encoded by the coding sequence TTGAAACGCAATCATCTGGTTCTGATTCTGGTTGTTGCAGCGCTCGTGCTGATGGTCTGGTCGGGAGTGGCGAACTATCGTCGCCGCAAAGCCGAGGCGCAGAAGCTGCAGCAGATGCAGGCAATGCTGGTGCCGGTGGCATCGCCTTCATCCAGCGACGCGGCATCCATACCGGCGGAGGAAGAGAAATCGCCACTCGAAGGAAAGCCGGCTCCGGCATTTACGCTGGAAAATCTGCAGGGACAGAAGGTCTCGCTCGCCAGCTACAAAGGAAAGGCCGTCCTCGTGAATTTTATGGCTACGTGGTGCGCTCCATGCAAAGTGGAGACGCCGTGGCTGATCAAGCTGCGCGATCAGTATGCGTCGCAGGGCTTTGAGATTCTCGGCATTTCGACCGACGATCTGGACAAGGACGATAAGAAGCAGAATGCGCAGGACAAGGCAGACATTGCCAAGTTTGTAAGCAACATGCACATCGACTATCCGGTGTTGATCGACGGCGATTCCATTTCGCACCCCTACGGTGGAGTGGATGCGCTGCCGACTTCCTTCTTTGTGGACCGCAGCGGAAAGGTGGTTGCATCAACCATTGGCCTGCATGACCGCGACGAGCTTGAGGCGAATATCAAGAAGGCTCTGGCGGGTGGAGCGTAA
- a CDS encoding KpsF/GutQ family sugar-phosphate isomerase produces the protein MAQHTPAQLVRIEAEALQQLAARLEGTMAADFERAVDLIVQCGQSRGRVVVTGMGKSGIIAQKIAATLSSTGSPALFLHPAEAVHGDLGMLARGDVVVALSASGETEEILRLLATIKRIGDALITFCCNLKSTLALASDVALDCSVPQEACGMGLAPTASTTAMLALGDALAIAVSLRKGFRAEDFADLHPGGKLGKKLSRVHHLMHSGDAIPRVSLSTPMSEVIYEMSRKGLGMTTVEDAGKLAGIISDGDLRRLLERDGSHVLEKTAGEAMNRTPKTIGSEELAVRALSIMEEKKITSLVVVNSASQILGVVHLHDLWETELI, from the coding sequence ATGGCGCAACACACCCCGGCACAACTCGTCCGCATTGAAGCCGAAGCCTTGCAGCAGCTTGCCGCCCGCCTCGAAGGCACCATGGCAGCGGATTTTGAGCGGGCTGTAGACCTCATCGTCCAATGCGGACAATCCCGCGGCCGCGTCGTTGTCACCGGCATGGGCAAGAGCGGCATCATCGCACAGAAAATCGCCGCCACGCTCAGCTCCACCGGAAGCCCGGCGCTTTTCCTGCACCCCGCGGAAGCCGTGCACGGCGACCTCGGCATGCTGGCGCGCGGCGATGTTGTCGTCGCCCTCTCCGCCAGTGGCGAAACCGAAGAAATCCTGCGCCTTCTTGCCACCATCAAGCGCATCGGCGACGCCCTCATCACCTTCTGCTGCAATCTGAAATCGACCCTCGCTCTCGCCAGCGATGTAGCGCTCGATTGCAGCGTCCCACAAGAGGCTTGCGGCATGGGACTCGCGCCCACCGCATCCACAACCGCCATGCTCGCCCTGGGTGATGCGCTAGCCATCGCCGTTTCGCTGCGCAAGGGCTTCCGCGCCGAAGACTTTGCCGATCTTCATCCCGGCGGCAAGCTGGGCAAAAAGCTCTCTCGCGTTCATCACTTAATGCATTCGGGAGACGCAATTCCGCGTGTCAGCCTCAGCACACCCATGAGCGAGGTTATCTATGAAATGTCGCGCAAAGGCCTCGGCATGACCACGGTCGAAGACGCAGGCAAGCTCGCCGGCATTATCAGCGACGGTGATCTCCGCCGTCTGCTCGAACGCGACGGCTCACACGTCCTCGAAAAAACCGCAGGCGAAGCCATGAACCGAACTCCGAAAACCATCGGCTCGGAAGAGCTGGCGGTGCGAGCCCTGAGCATCATGGAAGAGAAAAAAATCACCTCCCTGGTGGTCGTAAACAGCGCATCCCAAATCCTGGGAGTTGTCCACCTCCACGATCTCTGGGAAACGGAGCTGATATAA
- the def gene encoding peptide deformylase, with the protein MILKIVSVGDPVLRKQARPLKSDEIRSSQIQDLIAYMRDTMHDAPGVGLAAPQIGQLLQLAVIEDKSDYHKNLSQSDLKDRDRKPVPFHVIINPQIELLTPSNIAFHEGCLSLPGFMAVVPRASRIRVICLDEHGQSRTIEATGWYARILQHEIDHLNGRVYIDRMQSETFSTLDNYQKNLKK; encoded by the coding sequence ATGATCCTGAAAATCGTCAGTGTGGGCGATCCTGTTCTGCGCAAGCAGGCACGCCCACTCAAATCCGATGAAATCCGTAGCAGTCAGATTCAAGACCTGATCGCCTACATGCGCGACACGATGCACGACGCTCCCGGCGTCGGCCTGGCAGCGCCGCAGATCGGCCAGCTCCTGCAACTTGCCGTAATCGAAGACAAGTCTGACTATCACAAGAACTTAAGCCAGTCCGACCTGAAAGATCGCGACCGCAAACCGGTTCCCTTCCACGTCATCATCAACCCTCAGATCGAACTGCTCACTCCATCCAACATCGCCTTCCATGAAGGCTGCCTCAGCCTTCCCGGATTCATGGCGGTCGTCCCGCGAGCATCGAGGATCCGCGTTATCTGCCTCGACGAGCACGGCCAGTCACGGACCATTGAAGCAACCGGCTGGTACGCCCGCATCCTGCAGCACGAGATCGATCACCTGAACGGCCGCGTCTACATCGACAGAATGCAGAGCGAGACCTTTTCCACGCTCGATAACTATCAGAAAAACCTGAAGAAATAG
- a CDS encoding energy transducer TonB — MSGICVFSVLVDVQGNPHDVQLVKAAAEEVSAKQRSAVQSLDQKGLEAVRQYRFQPATLHGKAVLYRVKTEVLIESTSGDGSGAGR; from the coding sequence ATGAGCGGTATATGTGTCTTCTCGGTGTTGGTGGACGTGCAAGGGAATCCACACGACGTTCAACTGGTGAAGGCGGCTGCCGAGGAAGTGAGCGCTAAACAGCGCTCAGCAGTGCAGAGTCTGGATCAAAAAGGCCTGGAAGCCGTGCGCCAATACCGTTTCCAGCCAGCGACACTGCACGGGAAGGCCGTGCTCTATCGAGTGAAGACTGAGGTGCTTATCGAATCTACTAGTGGTGACGGGTCAGGAGCAGGGCGGTAA
- a CDS encoding ADOP family duplicated permease, whose translation MSFLRDLKIAVRSLWRVRTLWFTVALTLALGIGANAAIFSVVRAVLLRPLANRDEDRLLYLRQSAPGLGVQNATFSIPEIDDLSKDLKTITELGTFSTVDFTMIGLGTPREIPAGVVDGHYFEVMGLRPVLGRLLTTSDDGPNAAGAIVLTYRFWKESLHGDPSVLGKSVHLESFGGPRNATIIGVLEPSVPYPVATEIIANVVTSPHHLSATMVTGREHRMTEVFGRLKPGATLEDARAELRTRYAAILAAHPDVYKPDNHYQIDVKRMHEQINARANTILWVLFAAAGLLFIIACSNVANLVLARTVRRESELAVRSALGANTASLRRSLLAESLVLCGSGVLAALLLAWPMVAVLGRYAARFSVRADGLTLDFNLVWFGIVLAFVAAVFLAYIPRLPSTGAQLGPSLTSGGSRSSTGSSNRRLRIFAVMQITASFLLLTGAAMLMRTLYTLENTRPPFDTSRVLAVNLPVLTYGRSPEQIQNFYHDVVRQVGALPRVAHVSTGFSVPWRDDQGLDISFAFTAQGATRRNGVDDWRAKFRSISPGYFETLGVPFLAGRDFRDTDKAGSERVVIVSQSLAKTLFPNGDAMNRELHWTDGVMKFVGISYEQRRIVGVVPDIDDENIIPAPAMTVYQPTDQEGWQGRLFVRSKSDDPYALAPSITRTIHAISADQPIEKASTLNDIRAEVMTPDKLNAVVFGGFAAVALLISVVGVAGVLAFSVSGRTREFGIRMALGAQPRNILADVLLQGLTIAGIGVGAGIVFGIIFASGVARYVSEVRQPGMLAFIVSAFAILVSAVIASAVPAARAAKVNPVEALRSE comes from the coding sequence ATGTCCTTCCTTCGTGATCTGAAAATCGCCGTCCGCTCTCTCTGGCGCGTTCGCACTCTGTGGTTCACCGTCGCTCTCACGCTGGCCCTGGGCATTGGCGCCAACGCCGCCATCTTCAGCGTGGTGCGCGCCGTGCTATTGCGCCCGCTCGCCAATCGCGACGAAGATCGCCTACTCTATCTCCGCCAGAGCGCGCCCGGTCTCGGCGTCCAGAACGCAACCTTCTCCATCCCCGAGATCGATGACCTCAGCAAGGACCTCAAGACAATCACCGAGCTCGGCACCTTCTCCACTGTCGATTTCACGATGATCGGCCTCGGCACGCCGCGCGAAATACCCGCAGGCGTCGTTGACGGTCACTATTTTGAAGTCATGGGCCTGCGCCCGGTGCTCGGCCGCCTGCTCACAACATCCGACGATGGCCCAAACGCCGCGGGTGCGATTGTCCTGACCTATCGTTTCTGGAAAGAATCCCTCCACGGCGATCCAAGCGTCCTCGGCAAGTCAGTGCATCTTGAAAGCTTCGGCGGACCGCGCAACGCGACCATCATCGGTGTACTCGAGCCCTCTGTCCCTTATCCCGTCGCTACTGAGATCATCGCCAACGTCGTCACCAGCCCGCACCATCTTTCCGCCACCATGGTCACAGGCCGCGAGCATCGCATGACCGAAGTCTTCGGCCGCCTCAAGCCTGGAGCGACATTAGAAGACGCTCGTGCTGAACTGCGCACGCGCTACGCCGCCATCCTGGCCGCGCACCCTGACGTATACAAGCCCGACAATCATTATCAGATCGACGTAAAGCGCATGCACGAACAGATCAACGCGCGTGCCAACACTATCCTCTGGGTGCTCTTCGCAGCCGCGGGATTGCTCTTCATTATTGCGTGCTCGAACGTCGCCAACCTCGTCCTTGCCCGCACTGTTCGCCGCGAATCCGAACTGGCCGTGCGCTCGGCTCTTGGAGCCAACACCGCATCGCTGCGTCGTTCGCTACTGGCAGAAAGTCTCGTCCTCTGCGGCAGCGGTGTGCTGGCGGCATTGCTTCTCGCCTGGCCGATGGTTGCCGTGTTGGGGCGCTATGCCGCGCGCTTCTCCGTGCGCGCCGACGGGCTCACACTCGACTTCAATCTAGTATGGTTCGGCATCGTGCTCGCGTTTGTTGCTGCTGTCTTCCTTGCGTATATTCCTCGTCTGCCCTCGACCGGCGCACAACTCGGTCCAAGCCTCACCAGCGGCGGATCACGCAGCAGCACCGGAAGCAGCAACCGTCGCCTCCGGATCTTCGCTGTCATGCAGATCACCGCCTCGTTCCTGCTGCTCACCGGAGCAGCCATGCTCATGCGTACGCTCTACACCCTCGAAAACACGCGTCCGCCATTTGACACCTCGCGCGTCCTCGCCGTGAACCTGCCTGTGCTCACCTATGGGAGATCGCCCGAGCAGATCCAGAACTTCTATCACGATGTCGTGCGTCAGGTCGGCGCGCTTCCCCGCGTTGCCCACGTTTCCACCGGCTTCAGTGTGCCTTGGCGCGATGATCAGGGGCTCGACATCAGCTTCGCATTCACGGCGCAAGGAGCCACGCGCAGAAACGGCGTTGACGACTGGCGCGCGAAATTCCGGTCGATCTCGCCAGGATATTTCGAGACGCTCGGCGTGCCTTTCCTCGCAGGTCGTGATTTCCGTGACACAGACAAGGCCGGCTCCGAGCGTGTAGTCATTGTGAGCCAGAGTCTTGCTAAAACGCTCTTCCCCAATGGAGACGCAATGAACCGCGAACTCCACTGGACTGACGGGGTGATGAAGTTCGTCGGCATCAGCTATGAGCAGCGCCGGATCGTCGGCGTCGTCCCCGACATCGACGACGAGAACATCATCCCGGCGCCCGCCATGACCGTCTACCAACCGACCGATCAGGAAGGCTGGCAGGGACGCCTCTTCGTGCGCAGCAAGAGCGATGATCCATACGCGCTCGCCCCATCCATCACACGCACCATTCACGCAATTTCAGCCGACCAGCCGATCGAGAAGGCCAGCACACTGAACGACATTCGCGCAGAGGTGATGACGCCTGACAAACTGAATGCGGTTGTCTTTGGCGGATTCGCAGCTGTGGCGCTTCTGATCTCCGTTGTAGGCGTTGCGGGTGTGCTGGCATTTTCAGTAAGCGGCCGTACACGCGAGTTTGGCATTCGCATGGCTCTCGGCGCTCAACCACGCAACATCCTGGCCGATGTTCTGCTGCAGGGCCTGACGATTGCCGGCATTGGTGTTGGAGCCGGCATTGTTTTTGGCATTATCTTCGCAAGTGGCGTCGCAAGATACGTGTCAGAGGTTCGCCAGCCAGGCATGCTTGCTTTCATTGTTTCGGCCTTCGCCATTTTGGTCTCTGCGGTCATTGCGTCGGCTGTGCCAGCGGCTCGCGCAGCCAAGGTGAATCCAGTGGAAGCGCTGCGTTCAGAGTAG